A window of Babylonia areolata isolate BAREFJ2019XMU chromosome 2, ASM4173473v1, whole genome shotgun sequence contains these coding sequences:
- the LOC143279559 gene encoding uncharacterized protein LOC143279559, producing MRPSVPLLFSLTLIPILSWADHQEQDSGSGCPDQQDLCMDEGSGSGFGSGDVSFDPPRGTILTAVCRGSGLVTWGPVPAVAVDKKVYNMIKDCPLGEGEGEEEEETSDVASRCHQQLQQQGGSPHYYQHNQHMTMDEMSLLLPVTSASTNLTYFNRYCFLCARDPGPGLTWRVNVSCSSWVDLQSQGSERDVLKAALDSRLCAMELQPPPGSPTEECRHKPPGDLSMGEGRSHKSAISVLLSFRDLWAKDSAGQEAGGGQGGGGGGRGEGHHNDSSSSTSSSWCTGYVVRRFGEERCLSLSCAPGKRLVNKVGSSSSGGGGGGGTSSTCQPVIGRVRGLHYSLTLLLHVFVARHGDDTSRILTSGSSSPSPCSLEELAKAGVTQKTSRLHTRAYNLTGWVLSARHQQQHATTLTSRDDALYDDVDDLYFERSEATSDEQPQEPPDNVTSQTAGKEFRLGQVLIWFDFFVTSDTDMVDLERSAVRTAEEEWHVPCGNTQARLVPVRKTRGDDIVVLSLNDSTSQEVDPFPTAFTESATHADYMQMMGQKQNSVAVTVSPHLICPFLTFARGEITTGQFFAASQGDGRAMVNLTLMNVTQAVLSSDIDVDKEGNVKICRRLFEEKFWKWLKDRNTRRYDSEPEESSFWALVEHYMSLVCVCLSMVCLLATIVTYSTFRTLRSIPGQNTLALCCNLFVAQGLLQFGVGGWGEPRGVGCMALGMLIHYFWLASVLWMNVSSFHMHRVFTATRPAVARTSGARVRCCTRRVVSYAVYAQGVPLVVIGATVSTAIFLSQGLQIGYGGEVCYLSSPLLVGAAFAAPLGVVLLLNLGFFLGAVKAITKSDSSPALEAGPLQNGHGRRRPDSPDLQHAAPFPSPWRRNLNVCIRLSSLTGLFWALGLIAELLDQRVLRMVSVMVNGSQGVLIAASYLLTRRVRRLYSRLCCPCQGGRQQSASLNSPASSSSPSHTGGNTAVSVTSTPVLLAARDRGARFQHNSDM from the exons ATGCGCCCGTCCGTCCCACTCcttttctccctcaccctcatccccatCCTCTCCTGGGCCGACCACCAAGAACAAGACTCGGGCAGTGGGTGCCCTGACCAGCAGGACCTGTGCATGGACGaagggtctgggtctgggttcgGTTCCGGTGACGTCAGTTTCGACCCGCCAAGGGGGACCATTCTGACGGCAGTGTGTCGGGGTTCCGGTCTGGTGACGTGGGGACCGGTCCCTGCGGTGGCCGTGGACAAGAAGGTCTACAACATGATCAAGGACTGTCCcctcggggagggggagggggaggaggaggaggagaccagcgATGTGGCTTCCAG GTGCCACCAACAACTCCAGCAGCAGGGCGGCAGCCCTCACTACTACCAGCACAACCAGCACATGACCATGGACGAGATGTCGCTCCTGCTCCCTGTCACTTCCGCTTCCACCAACCTGACCTACTTCAACCGCTACTGCTTCCTGTGTGCCCGCGACCCGGGCCCGGGGCTCACGTGGCGGGTGAACGTGAGCTGCTCCAGCTGGGTGGACCTGCAGTCCCAGGGGTCCGAGCGAGACGTGCTGAAGGCCGCTCTGGACTCCAGACTGTGTGCCATGGAactgcag CCACCCCCCGGCTCCCCGACAGAGGAGTGCCGGCACAAGCCGCCCGGTGACCTCTCTATGGGTGAGGGCCGCTCTCACAAGTCGGCCATCTCTGTGCTGCTCAGCTTCCGAGACCTGTGGGCCAAGGACAGCGCGGGGCAGGAGGCTGGGGGAggccagggaggaggaggaggagggagaggggaggggcaccACAACgactcctcttcttccacctcctcctcttggTGCACTGGATACGTCGTGCGTAGGTTTggtgag gAAAGGTGTCTGTCCCTGTCGTGCGCTCCAGGAAAACGTCTGGTGAATAAGGtcggcagtagcagcagcggaGGCGGAGGAGGCGGAGGTACGAGCAGCACGTGTCAGCCGGTAATCGGTCGTGTCCGGGGCCTGCActactccctcaccctcctcctccacgtcttTGTGGCGCGCCACGGTGACGATACGTCGCGCATCCTCACTTCCGGGTCCTCCTCGCCTTCCCCGTGTTCCCTAGAGGAGCTGGCCAAAGCCGGGGTCACCCAGAAGACGTCGCGGCTCCACACCCGGGCCTACAACCTCACGGGATGGGTCCTCTCCGCGCGCCATCAACAACAGCACGCCACCACGCTGACGTCACGTGACGACGCTCTGTACGATGACGTCGACGACCTCTATTTCGAGCGTTCCGAAGCGACGAGCGACGAGCAGCCACAGGAACCTCCTGACAACGTGACCAGCCAGACAGCAGGGAAGGAGTTCCGGTTAGGGCAGGTGCTGATCTGGTTCGATTTCTTCGTGACGTCAGACACGGACATGGTTGACCTGGAGCGGTCAGCAGTGCGCACGGCGGAAGAGGAGTGGCACGTGCCGTGCGGCAACACACAAGCACGCCTCGTTCCAGTTCGGAAAACCCGCGGGGATGACATCGTTGTCTTGTCGTTGAACGACTCGACAAGCCAGGAGGTGGACCCGTTCCCTACAGCCTTCACGGAGAGCGCTACACACGCCGACTacatgcagatgatggggcagaaacaGAACTCTGTAGCCGTGACAGTTTCGCCACACCTTATATGTCCGTTTCTTACTTTCGCCCGTGGCGAGATTACCACCGGTCAGTTTTTCGCTGCCTCTCAAGGCGATGGCAGAGCGATGGTGAATTTGACACTGATGAACGTGACGCAAGCTGTCCTGTCCTCGGACATTGACGTGGACAAAGAGGGCAACGTGAAGATATGCCGACGTTTGTTCGAAGAGAAGTTTTGGAAGTGGCTCAAGGACAGGAACACCCGCCGCTACGATTCTGAGCCGGAGGAAAGCTCTTTTTGGGCTCTGGTGGAGCATTACAtgtccttggtgtgtgtgtgcctgtccatGGTCTGCCTGCTGGCTACCATCGTCACGTACAGCACCTTCCGGACCCTGCGTTCAATCCCCGGCCAGAACACCCTGGCGCTGTGCTGCAACCTGTTCGTTGCACAAGGCTTGCTGCAGttcggggtgggagggtggggcgaGCCGCGGGGTGTGGGGTGCATGGCGCTGGGCATGCTGATCCACTACTTCTGGCTGGCCTCCGTTCTCTGGATGAACGTCAGCTCCTTCCACATGCACCGCGTCTTCACCGCCACGAGGCCGGCAGTGGCCAGGACGAGCGGAGCGCGCGTCAGGTGCTGCACGCGGCGGGTGGTGAGCTACGCCGTGTACGCGCAGGGCGTGCCCCTGGTGGTGATCGGGGCCACGGTGTCCACCGCCATCTTCCTCTCCCAGGGCCTCCAGATCGGCTACGGCGGTGAGGTGTGCTACCTGTCCTCGCCTCTCTTGGTGGGCGCCGCCTTCGCCGCCCCGCTGGGCGTGGTCCTCCTGCTGAACCTAGGATTCTTCCTGGGCGCCGTCAAGGCCATCACCAAGTCAGACAGCTCCCCAGCCCTGGAGGCGGGGCCGCTTCAGAACGGTCACGGAAGGAGGCGCCCGGACAGTCCGGACCTCCAGCACGCGGCCCCTTTTCCTTCCCCGTGGAGGAGGAATCTCAACGTCTGTATCCGCTTGTCGTCTCTCACCGGCCTCTTCTGGGCCCTGGGGCTCATCGCCGAGCTGCTGGACCAGCGGGTGCTTCGCATGGTGTCGGTCATGGTCAACGGCTCCCAGGGCGTCCTCATCGCCGCTTCTTACCTGCTCACCCGCCGCGTGCGGCGACTCTACTCCCGGCTGTGCTGCCCGTGCCAGGGAGGGCGGCAACAGTCAGCCTCCCTCAACagccccgcctcctcctcctccccctcccacaccggAGGCAACACTGCGGTCAGCGTCACGTCGACCCCTGTGCTCCTTGCTGCCAGAGACCGAGGCGCCAGGTTCCAGCACAACTCTGACATGTAG